The DNA sequence TCAAAAGGCGTACTTGTAGATCAGTTTTCCCCTGTAGACATTGCTAGAGAATACGATAAAATCAATATTGATGCAATATCAGTTTTAACTGATGAACGATTTTTTCAAGGTCATGACTCTTATTTGATGGCTGTGAAAGAATGTACATCTGTACCGGTATTACGTAAGGAATTCATTGTTGATGAGAAACAAATCTATGAATCGAAAGCAATTGGGGCAGATGCAATTTTATTAATCGCAGCTATTTTAGATAAACAACAAATAAAAGAATATATGGCAATTGCTGAAGAATTGGATTTAGATGTGTTGATGGAAGTGCATGATGAGGCTGAAATTGAAAAAGTTTTAAGCACTGCTAAACCGAAAATGATTGGAGTAAATAATAGAAATTTAAAAACATTCGAAACAACGTTAGAAACAACAAAGTTACTTGCCAAGTATATTTCAGATGATGTCACCTTGATTAGTGAAAGTGGTATTAAAAGTTCTAAGGATGTTCAGTTTTTGTCAAACTTAGGTGTCAATGGTCTCTTAGTGGGAGAAGCATTTATGAAAGAGAAAAATAAAGGAGATATGTTGTCACAATGGTTTATGGAGGCAGCCTCTCATGACTACACTTCTTAAGTTTTGCGGAATTACAAATTTTAAAGATTATGACAAAGCAGTTGAAAGTGGTGTAGATTATATAGGTGTAATTTTTGCAAAGAGTAAAAGACAAGTGAAGGCTGAGGATGTGAAACAATGGACATTGAGGAAACCTTTACAGTCTCATCAAAGACTCGTAGGGGTTTTTGTTAATGAGCGAGAAAGTGTCATAAAGAAGATCGCGACAACGTGTAATCTAGATATAGTTCAATGTCATGGAACGGAAAAACGAGATGAAATAAGCAAATTAAAAGAAAACATACAAGCACAAATTTTCAAAACTATTCACCATCATGAAAAGGCGTTGTTGACGATGAGGGAGTATAAAGGCACTGTAGACGGCTTTGTTATTGATACGAAAACAGATGCTGAATGGGGAGGAACTGGGATACGTTTTGATTGGAATAGTATTCCGAAGTATCAATTCGAAGCACTGAGTCAACGAGTGCCTTGTATGATTGCTGGTGGAGTGAAAGTGGATAATATTGATGAACTAATGACTTATAATCCTATCGGTATCGATGTTTCATCAGGGATTGAAACAAACGGGATAAAAGACGAAAGGAAGATGGCAAAAATGGCTTCTAAAGTAAAAAACAACTATGCGGCACCAGATAAATTAGGGAGATTTGGAGACTTTGGTGGAAGGTATGTACCGGAAACCTTAATGTATGCACTTGAACAGTTAGAATCAGCCTTTGATGAGGCGGTACAGGATGAACATTTCTTTGCTGAGTTACACAATGAATGGGAGAAATATTCTGGGAGACCAACGCCTTTAACGGTAGCAGAAAGGCTATCAAAAACATTAGGGGGAGCTTCAATATATTTAAAGAGAGAAGACTTAAACCATACAGGTGCTCATAAAATCAACAACGCTATTGCTCAAGCAATCCTTGCAAAACGAATGGGCAAACAGCAAATTATTGCTGAAACTGGAGCTGGCCAACATGGAGTTGCTGCTGCGACTGTAGCTGCAAGGTTTGGACTTACATGTAAAGTGTTTATGGGTGAAGAGGATATGAAACGTCAGGAATTAAATGTCTTTCGCATGAAGCTGCTTGGTGCAGAAGTAATTAAAGTAACGAGTGGTGGAAAAACATTAAAGGATGCTACAAATGAAGCGATCAGACATTGGGTATCACACGTAAATGATACATTTTATTTAATTGGGTCTGCAGTTGGACCTCATCCATATCCTAAAATGGTAAGGGAGTTCCAATCTGTTATCGGGCGTGAAAGTAGAAGACAGTTTCTTACTGAAACAGGAGCACTACCAGATGAGGTTATTGCTTGTGTCGGTGGTGGAAGTAATGCAATTGGGATGTTTTACCCGTTTATCAATGATGAGCAAGTTGTTTTAACAGGAGTAGAAGCTGCAGGAAAAGGAGTAGATACAGAAGAACACGCCGCTACTTTAACAAAAGGCGTGAAAGGTGTATTGCACGGCTCACTATCTTATTTATTACAAGACGACTTTGGAAACATTACAGAACCATATTCTATTTCAGCAGGTCTAGACTATCCTGGCATTGGACCAGAGCACGCTTATTTAAGAGATATCGGCAGAGTTTCATATGAATCTATTACTGATAAGGAAGCAATAGAAGCCCTTCAAACACTATGTCAACTAGAGGGTATTCTTCCTGCTATTGAATCTGCACATGCGTTAGCCCAAGCCTTTAAAAGGGCAAAAGAGCTATCTGAAGGTAAAACAATATTAGTTTGTCTATCTGGCAGGGGTGATAAGGACGTTCACACAATTCAAGGTGTATTGGAGGGGGATAATAATGAATAGACTACTAAAGGAAGATTTCCAATCAAAAAGAAATAAATTTGTACCGTATATCATGGCAGGAGATCCGTCAATGGAAGCAACAATTGATATTGCCCTTGCCCTTCAAGATGCTGGTGTAGATGCAATTGAGTGGGGTATCCCCTTTAGTGATCCGTTAGCAGATGGACCAGTTATTCAAGCAGCAGGAGAACGTGCAAGATCTAATGGAATGAATATAATAAAAGCAATAGAAGGTGTAAAGGAAGCACGAAGGAAGGGCCTAACCATTCCAGTTATATTGTTCACCTATGTTAATCCAGTGTTGGCCTACGGGGAAGATAACTTAATAGAAGAGATGAAAAGCGCAGATATCGATGGCTTACTCATCCCTGATCTTCCGATTGAAGAAAGTGAAAAAATTAGAATAAGCTGTAAGGATAATGGCATATCCTTCATTTCGTTAGTTACACTCAGTTCAAAAAGTAGGTTGGAAAAGATTTGCACTCAAGGCGATGGCTTTATATATTTTGTATCTTCATTAGGTGTTACTGGAACACGCAATCAATTTTCTGAAGATTTATCAAGTTCAATAGCAGCTGTAAAGGAATTTACATCTGTGCCCGTATTAATAGGATTTGGTATATCAAAAAAAGAGCACGTACAATCATTTAATCAAATAAGTGATGGTGTTATCGTCGGAAGTGCGCTTGTCAGTTTTATCGGAACACGTAATCAAGAACTTTTATGCGAAAATGATAGAAAAAAAGCAGTTGATGACATAAAAGAATTTGTAGTAGAACTCATTTCATAATAGGATAGATAGTAGTGATATAGTGTGGAAAATGCTTCTTCCTATATTTTTCTATTCATTGTCGTGTAAACTAGCATCATGAAAGAAGTGAGTTAGATGGAGGGATTTAAGTGAACGTAAAGCAAACGATGGTAGGGTTAGTACCTTATCAGCCTGGTAAACCAATTGAAGATGTAAAACGTGAATTAGGATTAGACGAAGTGGTGAAATTAGCTTCAAATGAAAACCCATATGGATTTTCACCGGAAGTCAAAAAAGTATTACAAGACTCTTTAGAAAACCTAGCGATATATCCGGATGGTTATGCAAGAGAGCTACGTGAAGGCGTAGCGAAGCATCTCGGTGTCAAGGAAAAGCAATTGATTTTTGGGAATGGATCAGATGAAGTGATTTTGTTATTATGTCGATCTTTATTAACTGAGAAAGATAATATTGTAACTGCAACACCAACGTTTTCTCAATATAGTCACAATGCTGTAATTGAAGGAGCAAAAATTCACGAGGTTCCATTAGTTGATGGCGTTCACGATTTAGAAGCAATGCTTGAAGCTATTGATGAGCACACTAAAATTGTATTTGTATGTAATCCGAATAATCCATCAGGAACGTATGTAGGGGAAGAGGAGTTTCTTTCTTTTTTAAAGAAAGTTCCAGATAATGTTTTAGTCGTTAGCGATGAGGCTTACTTTGAATATGTAGCCGCAGAAGATTACCCTGTAACGATACCTTTATTAAAAGATTATTCTAACTTGATGATATTGCGGACATTTTCTAAAGCTTACGGATTAGCATCTTTAAGAGTTGGTTATGGCGTAGGAAATGAACAATTTATTCAAGCGTTAGACCCTGGTCGAGGCCCTTTTAATACGAATACAATTGGTCAAATTGCTGCGTTCGAAGCGTTATCTGATCAACAATTTATAACAGAATGCTATGAGAAAAATAGAGTAGAAATGGAACGCTTTGAAGCTTTTTGTGAGAAAAAGGGCTACAAATATTACCCTTCCCAAGCTAATTTTATTTTAATTGACTTACAAAGACCTGGCGGAGAAGTATTTCAAAAATTGTTAGAAAAAGGGTTTATTACAAGGAATGGTGAAGCTCTAGGTTTTCCGACTTGCATTAGAATTACACTTGGTACAAAAGAACAGAATGAACGAATTATTGATGTATTATCTAATTTATCATAGCAGGGGGAACATTCGTGAGGAAGAGAGTGTTACTGATAGGTTTAGGGCTAATAGGGGGATCATTAGCCTTATCAATTAAAAAAGAACATCCTGAATGTGAAATTATTGGATTTGATGTAGATAAGGAAGCTGTCAAGCTAGCTTTATCATTACAAATTATTGATAGAATATCAATACGGTATGAGAGTGACGCCTCAAATGTCGACCTCATTATTTTAGCAACACCTGTTGTAAGTTCTATTGAAGTGTTGAGTAAACTCGAATCGATTTCTTTAAAGCAAAACTGCTTAATAACTGATGTTGGTAGCACGAAAAGGACGATTGTTGAAAAAGGCAAACAGTTAACAAAAGACGATGTATTTTTTATTGGTGGCCATCCAATGGCAGGTTCACATAAAACAGGCGTAGCTGCATCGAATGTACGATTATTTGAAAATGCTTTTTACATAATAACACCTTCTGAAGGTACACCATCATCTAAGGTGATACAATTACAAAATTGGCTCAGGGGAACGAAGGCCCGATTTATCGAACTCAATCCAGATGATCACGATAAATTTACTGGGATGGTTAGTCATTTACCTCACGTTGTTGCTGCTGCACTCGTACGTCAAACTGGTGAAATGGGAAAGGCATATCCGGTTGTTTCACAATTAGCAGCAGGTGGTTTTAGAGATATAACGCGTATTGCCTCTGCTTCGCCCACTATGTGGAGAGATATTTTACTTCAAAACAAAGATATTCTTTTATCGATGTTAAAAGAATGGGATAGTGCTATGAAACAAGTAGTAGAAATGCTTGAAGAAGAAGACGGAGAGGAAATATTCCGCTTCTTCTCTGAGGCGAAACAATTACGCGATCAGCTGCCTGTCGGACAGAAGGGTGCATTAATGCCATTTAATGATTTATACGTAGATGTGCCGGATCACCCAGGTGTAATAAGTGATGTCACAAGTATTTTAGCTGAAGAAAGAATTAGTATCACTAATATACAAATTATTGAAGCGCGTGAAGATATTATGGGTGTACTTCGTCTTACTTTTAGATCAAAGGAAGATTTAAATACAGCAAAAAAGGTGTTATCTAATCACATGTATGAAACTTATGACATGCCATAGGAGTTGAGAGAGTGGATAGAGTGACGGTTAATAAAGTGACAAATGGATTAAACGGGACTATTTCAGTACCTGGTGATAAATCAATTTCACATCGTGCAGTCATGTTTGCGTCAATTGCAAATGGACAAAGTGAAATTACAGGTTTTTTAAAAGGGGAAGATTGTTTGAGCACGATAAGTTGTATGAAGCAACTTGGCGTAACTATTCGTGAAGAAGATGATAAGATTATTGTTGTAGGGAAAGGTGTGAAGCAACTCAAGGAGCCTAACACTATACTAGACGTAGGTAATTCCGGTACAACCATTCGGCTACTTTCAGGGATCTTAGCATCGCTGCCGTTCTCTTCTGTGCTAATTGGTGACGATTCGATTGCCAAAAGACCAATGGCAAGGGTAACTGGTCCTCTAAAAATGATGAATGCAACAGTTGACGGTAGAGAGAATGGTAGGTTTACTCCGCTTTTTATTCGTGGTGGACAACTCCAAGGTGTACACTATGTATCACCAATTGCAAGTGCACAAGTAAAGTCTTCAATTTTGTTAGCTGCTTTAAATGCTAAAGGAACAACAACGGTTACTGAACCACATCGCTCGAGAGATCATACTGAGAGAATGTTGAAAACGTTTGGAGTGAGTGTGGAGGTTGATGGTGAGAGTGTGAGCTTGAAAGGTGGACAAGCGCTTACTGCAGCCAATATAGCGGTCCCTGGTGACATATCATCTGCAGCCTTTTTATTAGTTGCTGCAGCCATTGTGAATAAGAGTGAAGTGACGATAACGAATGTTGGTATAAACCCTACTCGAACAGGTATATTAGATGTACTCGAGAATATGGGAGCGGACATTCGGATTACAGATGAACGTTTTTATGGTGAAGAGCCAGTTGCTAATATCACTATTAAGTATACTCAATTAAATGCAACAACGATTGCCGGTGAAATAATTCCTAGATTAATTGATGAAATACCAGCGATTGCTGTTTTAGCTACACAAGCAAATGGTGTGACTGTAATTAAAGATGCTGAAGAATTAAAGGTAAAAGAGACGAATCGTATCGATACAATGGTTCATCAGTTAAAGTCTTTAGGGGCAAACATTGAAGCGACTTCAGATGGAATGAAGATAATTGGACCAACCCCATTACGTGGTGGAAACGTTGAAAGCTACGGTGACCACAGAATCGGGATGGCGATGGCGTTGTGCGGATTAATTTCTGATGGTGATGTAAAAATAGAAAATACTGAAGCTATTGCAGTGTCATATCCTAATTTTTTTGAACATTTAAATGAGTTAAAGTAACATAAATTTCCTCTTCCCCTCATAGCTTGGCAATAGAGGGGAGGAGAGTTTCATGAAATATGTCATAAACGTTATCGACGATGATACACGCAAAGTAAAAGATATTTGGGTGGAAGATGGGAAGGTAAGGTATACAGACCTTCCTGCTGAACGCTCAGGAATATATCAAGTTGCATCAACTGACTTTCAAGTTTTACCTGGTAAAATCACTTTCGATGACCAAGTAGTACCAGCATATCGCCTAGGGAATGGGTTGTCATACGTAAAACGATTACTTTTGTTTGGAAATACCACTTTTATTCATCCGATAAAAGTGGAGTATGAATCAGAGTTACATCATAAGTTGAGTGACGTAAGACAGACCCTGCTCTCATGTCCAATTGATTATTTATTTGCTATTGTTGTTCCGGCTACAAAACTATCTGATACGTTTGTTCGTAAATTAAAATATGAATCTATAGCGATCGTTTTCGTCGAAGTAAATAATACGAGCGAATTGGATGAGGTACCATGGCAGCGTGTTGCAGAAGCGATTTTTCCGAAAAGAATTCTTATCGTGTGCAAGCCGAGTGATATGGCTTTGATAAAGAAATATGATGCAAATATTATGGAGAAATGGAAGAAAATAGTGAAAAGATATAAATTTAATTCTTATTTTAACTTCCCAACTCTAGGGAAAAGCGTATCGCTATTTTTAAGTAAAAGAATTGGTCTATATCCACAAAAAGGTGCACTTGTTATGGGGAGTGATGCAGATTATGTCATGTATCACGAACTAGAAAATGATACGCCAATAAAGTTCCCTGATATTATCGTTTTAAAAGGCCAAGTTATTAAAGCGGCTTTACAATGGACTATCGAAGACATTGAAGGAGCAGAATTGACTTCTCTCGTTCCAGAGAAGTTTTTACCAATACAAGATGTCTATCGTTTTGAGGACATAAATAAAGATATATAACCTAAGGAAAACATAATTCAAGGTTCATAGCTTGAATTATGTTTTTCTTATTCGATACAATGTACATAGACATAACTGAAGGGTGAGATAATGTGAACGATCAATTACATAATGCAATACAACTCATAGAAGAAGGTATGTATGAGGAAGGATTACAAAAGTTATCAGAGATTTCTAAGGAAGCAAATGATGATATCTTAAGAGAAATTTGTGAAATCTATTTCGAATTAGGATTAGTCGATAAGGCGTTAGTACTGTTAGAAGATTTAATGTTCCGGTATCCAGACCATGGTGAATTGTTTGTATTTGCAGCAGAGTGTTATTCTGAGTTGGGGAAAGAAGATGAAGCAGTAGACATGTTGACAGAAATACATAAAGATGATCCTGTATTTGTACAAGCACAATTATTGCTTGCAGATATCTATCAAGGACAAGGTTTAGAGGAGGTAGCCGAACAAAAGCTTTTACAGGCTGAGAAGGTAGCACCAGAAGAAGCGATATTACTATACGGTATTGGTGAATTTTATTTAGACAGGGGCGAGTATCAACGTTCAATTCCTTACTTTAAAAAAGTGATTCATGATCATAAGTTAGACGATAGTAATGGTTTAAATCCAGCACTGCGCTTAGCGGAGGCTTTTAGTACTTCTGGTCAATTTGAAGATGCACTTACTTATTATGAGAAGGGTTTAAAAGATAAAGAGGATCTAGATGGTATTTTCGGATGGGGATATACAGCACTGCAGCTTGGAGAATATGATGTTGCTATAAAGCAATTCGAAAGATTAAAGAACTTAGACGAAAATTATACGACAGTTTATACGTATTTAGGTAAATCCTTAAAGGCAAAAAATAAACTAAAGGAAGCATTAGAAATTCTCCACGAAGGAATTATGAAGGACGAATATAATGAAGAGTTATACTTAGAAATGGCTAAAGTACAATTTATGATTGGTAATAGAGAAGAGGGGAAAAGCTTCTTAGAGAAAGTTATAGCTATTAACCCGTCCAATGTTTCTGCTGTAAAAGAGCTTCTCTTATATTTTCATCAAATTGAAGACTATGAAGGACTCTTACAACTATTGTCATTTCTAGAGGAATACGGAGAATATGATCCTGTTTTCGAAAGGTATAAGGGAAAAGCCTTATATGAAGAAGATGATATTGCTAAAGCCGTAATAGCATACGAAAATGCCTTACATGATATACAAGAGGATTATGAGCTTATGGAGGAAGCTGCATATGTTTTCCTTGAAGCAGGCCATCGAGAGAAAGCGATAGCGCTTTTAGAAAAGGTGTTTGCAACTTTCAAAGACAGATTTGACATTGAAGAACGCCTGCAACAGTTAAAAATAGATTAAAAATGATGATAGTTTTTCCCCTCTTATCACATACTATTATTATTATTTGATGAGAGGTGTCTTTTATGAAATTAATGCAAGTGCTTTCTTTACAACCTCAAAAAGAATTAGTGGAAAGAGTAAAGTCATTAGGATTAACTTGCAATGCACATTCAAGACAACAGGTAACCGAGGAGTTATCAAAATTACTACTGAATAGAGAAAAATTAAAAGAGACTTGGATTAATTTAACACAATCAGAAAAGCATCTGCTCTTACAGATGAGTTATGGAATTTCCTTAGCCTCTTATTCAACGGAATTACTTACTAGTTTAAGGCGAGAAGATCAGCATTTGTTTCCGTCTATCCTTCATGGCCTAAAATGTAAAGGCTGGATTTATGAGGGAGAAAACGGACATTTAACGCTTCCGTTAGAATTGAAAAGGACAATAAAACAATTTACTTTAGAGGAATGGCAAGAGGAGTTCATCATTTTACCTCGTAATAAGAGTCAAGACTATTATGCTATTTATGATTTGTTTGAATTTAT is a window from the Evansella cellulosilytica DSM 2522 genome containing:
- the trpC gene encoding indole-3-glycerol phosphate synthase TrpC, encoding MTTILDTIVAHKKQEVKERSYQFSEDREYNKRSFLEALQNPNRSMGIIAEVKKASPSKGVLVDQFSPVDIAREYDKINIDAISVLTDERFFQGHDSYLMAVKECTSVPVLRKEFIVDEKQIYESKAIGADAILLIAAILDKQQIKEYMAIAEELDLDVLMEVHDEAEIEKVLSTAKPKMIGVNNRNLKTFETTLETTKLLAKYISDDVTLISESGIKSSKDVQFLSNLGVNGLLVGEAFMKEKNKGDMLSQWFMEAASHDYTS
- the trpB gene encoding tryptophan synthase subunit beta, which translates into the protein MASKVKNNYAAPDKLGRFGDFGGRYVPETLMYALEQLESAFDEAVQDEHFFAELHNEWEKYSGRPTPLTVAERLSKTLGGASIYLKREDLNHTGAHKINNAIAQAILAKRMGKQQIIAETGAGQHGVAAATVAARFGLTCKVFMGEEDMKRQELNVFRMKLLGAEVIKVTSGGKTLKDATNEAIRHWVSHVNDTFYLIGSAVGPHPYPKMVREFQSVIGRESRRQFLTETGALPDEVIACVGGGSNAIGMFYPFINDEQVVLTGVEAAGKGVDTEEHAATLTKGVKGVLHGSLSYLLQDDFGNITEPYSISAGLDYPGIGPEHAYLRDIGRVSYESITDKEAIEALQTLCQLEGILPAIESAHALAQAFKRAKELSEGKTILVCLSGRGDKDVHTIQGVLEGDNNE
- the trpA gene encoding tryptophan synthase subunit alpha, translating into MNRLLKEDFQSKRNKFVPYIMAGDPSMEATIDIALALQDAGVDAIEWGIPFSDPLADGPVIQAAGERARSNGMNIIKAIEGVKEARRKGLTIPVILFTYVNPVLAYGEDNLIEEMKSADIDGLLIPDLPIEESEKIRISCKDNGISFISLVTLSSKSRLEKICTQGDGFIYFVSSLGVTGTRNQFSEDLSSSIAAVKEFTSVPVLIGFGISKKEHVQSFNQISDGVIVGSALVSFIGTRNQELLCENDRKKAVDDIKEFVVELIS
- the hisC gene encoding histidinol-phosphate transaminase, whose translation is MNVKQTMVGLVPYQPGKPIEDVKRELGLDEVVKLASNENPYGFSPEVKKVLQDSLENLAIYPDGYARELREGVAKHLGVKEKQLIFGNGSDEVILLLCRSLLTEKDNIVTATPTFSQYSHNAVIEGAKIHEVPLVDGVHDLEAMLEAIDEHTKIVFVCNPNNPSGTYVGEEEFLSFLKKVPDNVLVVSDEAYFEYVAAEDYPVTIPLLKDYSNLMILRTFSKAYGLASLRVGYGVGNEQFIQALDPGRGPFNTNTIGQIAAFEALSDQQFITECYEKNRVEMERFEAFCEKKGYKYYPSQANFILIDLQRPGGEVFQKLLEKGFITRNGEALGFPTCIRITLGTKEQNERIIDVLSNLS
- a CDS encoding prephenate dehydrogenase translates to MRKRVLLIGLGLIGGSLALSIKKEHPECEIIGFDVDKEAVKLALSLQIIDRISIRYESDASNVDLIILATPVVSSIEVLSKLESISLKQNCLITDVGSTKRTIVEKGKQLTKDDVFFIGGHPMAGSHKTGVAASNVRLFENAFYIITPSEGTPSSKVIQLQNWLRGTKARFIELNPDDHDKFTGMVSHLPHVVAAALVRQTGEMGKAYPVVSQLAAGGFRDITRIASASPTMWRDILLQNKDILLSMLKEWDSAMKQVVEMLEEEDGEEIFRFFSEAKQLRDQLPVGQKGALMPFNDLYVDVPDHPGVISDVTSILAEERISITNIQIIEAREDIMGVLRLTFRSKEDLNTAKKVLSNHMYETYDMP
- the aroA gene encoding 3-phosphoshikimate 1-carboxyvinyltransferase encodes the protein MDRVTVNKVTNGLNGTISVPGDKSISHRAVMFASIANGQSEITGFLKGEDCLSTISCMKQLGVTIREEDDKIIVVGKGVKQLKEPNTILDVGNSGTTIRLLSGILASLPFSSVLIGDDSIAKRPMARVTGPLKMMNATVDGRENGRFTPLFIRGGQLQGVHYVSPIASAQVKSSILLAALNAKGTTTVTEPHRSRDHTERMLKTFGVSVEVDGESVSLKGGQALTAANIAVPGDISSAAFLLVAAAIVNKSEVTITNVGINPTRTGILDVLENMGADIRITDERFYGEEPVANITIKYTQLNATTIAGEIIPRLIDEIPAIAVLATQANGVTVIKDAEELKVKETNRIDTMVHQLKSLGANIEATSDGMKIIGPTPLRGGNVESYGDHRIGMAMALCGLISDGDVKIENTEAIAVSYPNFFEHLNELK
- a CDS encoding tetratricopeptide repeat protein, giving the protein MNDQLHNAIQLIEEGMYEEGLQKLSEISKEANDDILREICEIYFELGLVDKALVLLEDLMFRYPDHGELFVFAAECYSELGKEDEAVDMLTEIHKDDPVFVQAQLLLADIYQGQGLEEVAEQKLLQAEKVAPEEAILLYGIGEFYLDRGEYQRSIPYFKKVIHDHKLDDSNGLNPALRLAEAFSTSGQFEDALTYYEKGLKDKEDLDGIFGWGYTALQLGEYDVAIKQFERLKNLDENYTTVYTYLGKSLKAKNKLKEALEILHEGIMKDEYNEELYLEMAKVQFMIGNREEGKSFLEKVIAINPSNVSAVKELLLYFHQIEDYEGLLQLLSFLEEYGEYDPVFERYKGKALYEEDDIAKAVIAYENALHDIQEDYELMEEAAYVFLEAGHREKAIALLEKVFATFKDRFDIEERLQQLKID